In Staphylococcus saccharolyticus, one genomic interval encodes:
- a CDS encoding DUF1146 family protein, whose product MDYLGQFAIVHLILHVICICIVYLALNSVRLDQFFKKGYALQVQICMIFLAILLGTSVSNFIVDLLQYSTQVKYIFK is encoded by the coding sequence ATGGATTATCTTGGTCAATTTGCAATTGTTCATTTAATCTTACATGTAATATGTATATGTATAGTTTATTTGGCTTTAAATTCAGTTAGGTTAGATCAATTTTTTAAAAAAGGATACGCCTTACAAGTACAAATATGTATGATATTTCTAGCAATTTTATTAGGAACTTCAGTAAGCAATTTTATTGTTGATTTATTACAATATTCAACTCAAGTAAAATATATATTTAAATAA
- a CDS encoding F0F1 ATP synthase subunit epsilon, which produces MNTLNLNIVTPNGSVYEREDVQLAVLQTTAGEMGIMSGHIPTVAALKTGHVKINYHNGNEYVAVSDGFVEARQHQLSIIVQTAETAREIDVERAKLAKSRAESHLEDDDVNIDINRAKRALERANNRLRVAKLK; this is translated from the coding sequence ATGAATACACTTAACCTAAATATTGTCACTCCTAATGGTTCTGTCTATGAACGTGAAGACGTACAGCTAGCTGTATTACAAACTACAGCTGGTGAAATGGGTATCATGAGCGGACACATTCCAACAGTTGCTGCACTGAAAACAGGTCATGTTAAAATAAATTATCATAATGGCAATGAATATGTAGCAGTTAGTGATGGATTTGTTGAAGCAAGACAACATCAATTATCAATTATTGTCCAAACAGCAGAAACTGCTAGAGAAATCGATGTTGAGCGAGCTAAATTAGCGAAGTCGAGAGCAGAATCACATTTAGAAGATGATGATGTTAACATTGACATAAATAGAGCTAAAAGAGCACTTGAACGAGCAAATAATCGTTTACGTGTGGCAAAATTAAAATAA